In the Hordeum vulgare subsp. vulgare chromosome 7H, MorexV3_pseudomolecules_assembly, whole genome shotgun sequence genome, one interval contains:
- the LOC123412092 gene encoding uncharacterized protein LOC123412092, whose translation MEVARGYRGIPAFGEWNYGDGDGDDWSVLAQRLESAMHAQFPVHKPCKRARAGRRRRVPAFGEWNNHGVGDGDAGGWTAAVVNQCFEPVMAHKSLKHEFNGYDSGGVAMGMHYKVARQTWVHDSAPHSAMEPFSFAAAKAVDDDLYDVPPDMPCAKPLRKGWTWMRSLLMRCCGLNCFA comes from the exons ATGGAG GTTGCTAGGGGGTACCGGGGGATACCGGCGTTCGGGGAATGGAactacggcgacggcgacggcgacgactggTCCGTGCTCGCCCAGCGCTTGGAGTCTGCGATGCACGCCCAGTTCCCCGTACACAAACCCTGCAAG AGAGCGAGGGCAGGTCGCAGAAGGCGCGTCCCTGCGTTCGGCGAGTGGAACAACCACGGCGTTGGCGACGGCGACGCCGGTGGATGGACGGCGGCCGTCGTCAACCAGTGTTTCGAGCCTGTCATGGCTCACAAATCACTCAAGCATGAATTCAATGGTTACGACAGTGGCGGCGTCGCCATGGGGATGCATTACAAGGTGGCGAGGCAAACCTGGGTCCATGACTCTGCCCCCCACTCGGCAATGGAACCCTTCTCCTTCGCGGCAGCCAAGGCTGTTGACGATGATCTCTACGATGTCCCACCGGACATGCCCTGCGCCAAGCCACTACGG AAGGGTTGGACGTGGATGAGGAGCCTGCTAATGAGGTGTTGTGGCCTCAACTGTTTCGCCTAA